The Daucus carota subsp. sativus chromosome 9, DH1 v3.0, whole genome shotgun sequence genome window below encodes:
- the LOC108203346 gene encoding alkane hydroxylase MAH1-like, with protein sequence MPHIELVFFSLSLLIFLYYCHSGALELIFLSVSLMISLCYCFMCRGTSDLSSNWPLLGMLPGFLKNAHRILDFVTLLLQENHQTLYVKGPILANRNALLTCDPVNVNYILSKNFTNFSKGPEFGKIYDILGEGIISSDGQLWKIHRRTTMSLFKYLQFYQMLQRTVRKKLEEGLLPVLDRVSKHGIEVDLQDIFQRLTFDNISSLLLDHDPQSLTLNLPDIPSHKSFSAVEEALLYRHVLPESIWKLQNWIGFGREKGLNKGWEAIDEYLYTCISMKRQQVVHTNSLQMSSADEDHKLDWSTAYMESAYKENLGSPDKFLRDTLLSLMVAGRDTTSAALSWFFWLLWKNPSVESKILEEIRRNLSTSELKSKIVFHKKEELQKLVYLHGALCETLRLFPSVPFNQKSPKQPDILPSGHRVDKDSNIILSFYSMGRMESIWGEDCLEFKPERWITERGEIKHEPSYKFIAFSAGPRYCLGKEMSFTQMKIVATTMIYNYKIQVTEGHPIVPRDSVVLEMKYGLKVRLSRRNVR encoded by the coding sequence ATGCCTCACATTGAGCTTGTGTTTTTTTCTTTGTCTTTGTTGATCTTTCTCTACTATTGTCACAGTGGAGCTCTTGAGCTTATTTTTCTCTCTGTGTCCTTGATGATCTCTCTCTGCTACTGTTTCATGTGCAGAGGCACTAGCGATTTGTCAAGCAATTGGCCCCTCTTGGGCATGTTGCCAGGTTTTCTTAAGAATGCCCATAGAATACTTGACTTCGTCACGTTACTTCTCCAAGAAAACCATCAAACTTTATACGTCAAAGGGCCTATTTTGGCAAACAGAAATGCCCTTTTGACTTGTGATCCTGTTAATGTCAACTACATCTTGAGCAAGAATTTCACCAACTTTTCCAAAGGCCCGGAGTTTGGCAAGATATATGATATACTTGGAGAGGGGATCATTAGTTCTGATGGTCAACTTTGGAAAATTCATCGCAGAACTACAATGTCACTCTTCAAATATTTGCAATTCTATCAAATGTTACAAAGGACCGTGAGGAAAAAGCTGGAGGAAGGGTTACTTCCAGTGCttgatcgcgtctctaagcatgGAATCGAGGTGGATTTGCAGGACATATTCCAGAGACTTACCTTTGACAATATTTCTTCCTTACTTCTAGACCATGACCCTCAAAGCCTTACTCTTAATTTACCTGATATTCCTTCCCACAAGTCTTTTTCAGCTGTTGAAGAGGCGTTACTGTATAGACATGTTCTTCCTGAAAGCATTTGGAAGCTGCAAAATTGGATTGGATTCGGTAGAGAAAAAGGTCTAAACAAAGGCTGGGAAGCAATTGATGAATACCTATATACCTGTATATCCATGAAGCGCCAACAAGTTGTACACACAAATTCTTTGCAAATGTCTTCAGCAGATGAGGATCATAAACTAGATTGGTCGACTGCTTACATGGAATCAGCGTACAAAGAAAACCTGGGAAGCCCTGATAAATTTTTAAGGGACACTTTGCTTAGTTTAATGGTTGCTGGGAGAGATACTACCAGCGCAGCTCTTTCCTGGTTTTTTTGGCTTCTCTGGAAAAACCCTTCAGTGGAATCTAAAATTCTAGAAGAGATCAGAAGAAATTTGAGTACAAGTGAACTTAAAAGCAAGATTGTTTTTCACAAAAAGGAAGAGTTGCAGAAACTAGTTTATCTACATGGAGCTTTGTGTGAGACCTTAAGACTCTTTCCTTCCGTTCCTTTCAATCAAAAGTCTCCAAAACAACCTGACATTCTTCCAAGTGGCCATCGAGTAGATAAAGActcaaatattattttgtcaTTTTATAGCATGGGAAGAATGGAGAGTATATGGGGAGAAGATTGCCTGGAGTTCAAGCCAGAGAGATGGATAACTGAACGTGGAGAGATCAAACATGAACCTTCATACAAGTTCATCGCTTTTAGTGCAGGGCCAAGATATTGTTTAGGCAAGGAAATGTCCTTCACTCAGATGAAGATTGTTGCCACAACCATGATATACAATTACAAAATACAAGTGACTGAAGGTCATCCCATAGTCCCTCGTGATTCTGTTGTTCTGGAAATGAAATATGGTCTTAAAGTCCGGTTAAGTAGAAGAAATGTGCGCTGA
- the LOC108192421 gene encoding uncharacterized protein LOC108192421, which yields MKSNNNSTSSRVSVVIKPLFSVLSSLAKGKWGTIKTKTETLKAKLVIFSLLKPKHLPALGAISHKIHALVAGSGASDQQHPDRDDQVLDEVQQQQMVEYYYNNYYIDDHEEDDNKYPDLRHCFFDEEEDDGDDPNASAIDQVRNSKQEEGHDFSLEDEIDQVADLFINKFHKRMRIQKLASFKRYQAMLSRST from the coding sequence ATGAAGAGCAACAACAATAGCACTAGTAGCAGGGTCTCTGTTGTCATAAAGCCTCTGTTCTCTGTCTTGAGCTCCTTAGCCAAAGGCAAATGGGGCACCATCAAAACCAAAACCGAAACACTTAAAGCCAAGCTGGTCATTTTCTCCTTATTAAAGCCTAAACATCTCCCTGCTCTTGGCGCCATCTCCCACAAGATCCATGCACTAGTAGCCGGCAGTGGCGCCTCTGATCAGCAGCATCCTGATCGCGATGATCAAGTCCTCGACGAGGTTCAGCAGCAGCAAATGGTGGAGTACTACTACAACAACTACTACATTGATGACCATGAGGAGGATGACAATAAGTACCCTGATTTAAGGCATTGTTTTTTCGATGAGGAGGAGGATGATGGGGATGACCCCAATGCATCCGCAATTGATCAAGTGAGAAACTCTAAACAAGAGGAAGGGCATGATTTTAGTCTTGAGGATGAGATTGATCAGGTTGCAGATTTGTTTATAAATAAGTTTCATAAGAGGATGCGGATCCAGAAGCTGGCGTCGTTTAAGAGGTATCAAGCAATGCTGTCGAGAAGCACGTGA
- the LOC108192651 gene encoding uncharacterized protein LOC108192651, with product MNGVRGSGGGRQSIRGAPPQGPNRVKERDEDLLLFKELHKKDRVVSLLQPVSDEFEPTGNYALYRMASAKKGPSLEFLAENEKNDYDWLKTPPATPLFPSLEMEANAPDMVVHRELPIIQTLSRFAGNTEVAKQASSTKSTIARSKSPSPKSKVPFRSTTPNRKQMPNPSAEQKKNSKSAPTFFSQKPSLAVTNTSTEQSDRLDATSTPTNSSRISTLPNQRESHLNFFSSNLSKSIGELNLSKTKPTSRGVSPQVMRSIKTTAQTLGVSDETPPNLKTERSASALRAQADRASSALRGRARRPVSAFRDRPETQNPKQINPVVVETATKTVNRRQSCSPSVTRGRKVVSSSTEENSATTPKGKLQGQVFGSRMVDKFLTARKSSTEEKAGPVLRSRMGDSFSSSKKSSDEEKSNGNGRIYGSINESSGFGRLMAKSSLDVAVKHMQQDKQMAKTRQTSVGRRTIS from the exons atgaaTGGAGTACGAGGAAGTGGTGGTGGACGCCAGAGTATACGCGGGGCGCCTCCTCAAGGGCCAAATCGCGTAAAAGAAAGGGATGAAGATCTTCTCCTGTTCAAGGAGTTGCATAAGAAGGACAGGGTTGTCAGCCTACTTCAGCCAGTTTCTGATGAGTTTGAACCAACTG GAAATTATGCTCTTTACAGAATGGCTTCCGCGAAGAAAGGACCTTCACTTGAATTTCTGGCTGAGAATGAGAAAAATGACTATGATTG GCTAAAAACACCGCCTGCAACACCTCTTTTTCCGTCTCTGGAGATGGAAGCAAATGCGCCTGACATGGTTGTTCACAGGGAGCTGCCGATTATCCAAACTCTCTCAAGG TTTGCAGGCAATACAGAGGTGGCCAAACAAGCTAGCAGCACGAAGAGTACTATTGCAAGATCAAAGTCACCAAGTCCTAAATCAAAAGTCCCATTCAGATCCACGACCCCGAACAGAAAACAAATGCCTAATCCCTCAGCTGAGCAGAAGAAAAACAGTAAATCTGCTCCCACGTTCTTCAGCCAAAAACCAAGCCTAGCTGTGACTAACACATCAACTGAGCAATCGGATAGATTAGATGCAACTTCCACCCCTACTAATTCCTCGAGGATATCTACATTGCCAAACCAAAGAGAAAGCcatctgaattttttttcttcaaaccTCTCCAAAAGCATTGGAGAGCTCAATTTATCAAAAACGAAACCTACTAGCAGAGGTGTATCGCCACAAGTCATGAGATCAATAAAAACTACAGCTCAGACCCTCGGTGTTTCTGATGAAACACCTCCCAATCTCAAAACAGAACGGTCAGCTTCGGCTCTCAGAGCCCAAGCTGACCGAGCTAGTTCAGCCCTGAGGGGCAGAGCACGACGACCTGTATCCGCCTTCAGAGACCGCCCTGAAACTCAAAATCCAAAGCAAATTAACCCTGTTGTGGTAGAGACCGCGACTAAAACAGTTAATAGGAGACAATCATGCTCACCGAGTGTGACCAGGGGCCGAAAAGTTGTCTCAAGTAGTACCGAAGAAAATTCAGCAACAACTCCAAAAGGGAAGCTTCAAGGCCAGGTTTTCGGGAGCAGAATGGTGGATAAGTTTCTGACAGCAAGGAAATCAAGCACCGAAGAAAAGGCAGGACCAGTTCTGAGGAGCAGAATGGGGGATAGTTTTTCGAGTAGTAAAAAATCAAGCGATGAAGAAAAATCAAATGGAAATGGAAGAATCTATGGTTCTATTAATGAGAGCTCTGGTTTTGGAAGGCTTATGGCCAAGAGTTCATTGGATGTGGCTGTCAAACATATG CAACAAGATAAACAAATGGCGAAAACTCGACAAACATCTGTGGGGAGACGAACGATAAGCTGA
- the LOC108203347 gene encoding alkane hydroxylase MAH1-like — protein sequence MHHIELVFFPFSLLIFLYYCRSGALELLFLSVSLMISLCYCLMCRGTSVFLTNWPLLGMTPGLLKNAHRILDFVTFLLQENQQTFYINGPILANRDILLTCDPANVNYILSKNFTNFSKGPEFGKIFDILGEGILSSDGHLWEIHRRTTMSLFNHLQFYQMLQRTVRKKLEEGLIPVLDHVSKHGIEVDLQDIFQRLAFDNISSLLLDHDPQSLTLELPDIPYQNSIPAIEEALLYRHILPESIWKLQNWIGFGKEKGLNKGWEAIDEYLYTCISMKRQQLVHTNSLQMSSADEDHKLDWSTAYMESKYKENLGSPDKFLRDTLFSLMFAGRDTTSAALSWFFWLLWKNPSVESKILEEIRRNLSTSELKSRIVFHKKEELQKLVYLHGALCETLRLFPPVPFNHKSPKQPDILPSGHRVDKDSKIVLSFYSMGKMESIWGEDCLEFKPERWITERGEIKHEPSYKFSAFNAGPRYCLGKEMSFTQMKIVATTMIYNYKIQVTEGHPIVPRDSVVLEMKYGLKVRLSRRNVR from the coding sequence ATGCATCACATTGAGCTTGTGTTTTTCCCTTTCTCTTTGTTGATCTTTCTCTACTATTGTCGCAGTGGAGCTCTTGAGCTTCTTTTTCTCTCTGTGTCCTTGATGATCTCTCTCTGCTACTGTTTAATGTGCAGAGGCACTAGCGTTTTCTTAACCAATTGGCCCCTCTTGGGCATGACGCCTGGTCTGCTTAAGAATGCCCATAGAATACTTGACTTCGTTACATTTCTTCTCCAAGAAAACCAGCAAACTTTTTACATCAACGGGCCTATTTTAGCAAACAGAGATATCCTTTTGACTTGTGATCCTGCTAATGTCAACTACATCTTGAGCAAGAATTTCACCAACTTCTCCAAAGGCCCGGAGTTTGGCAAGATTTTTGATATACTTGGGGAGGGGATCTTGAGTTCTGATGGTCATCTTTGGGAAATTCATCGCAGAACTACAATGTCACTCTTCAATCATTTGCAGTTTTATCAAATGTTACAAAGGACTGTGAGGAAAAAGCTGGAGGAAGGGTTAATTCCAGTGCTTGATCACGTCTCTAAGCATGGAATCGAGGTGGATTTGCAGGACATATTCCAGAGACTTGCCTTTGACAATATTTCCTCCTTACTTCTAGACCATGACCCTCAAAGCCTCACTCTTGAATTACCTGATATTCCTTACCAGAACTCTATTCCAGCTATTGAAGAGGCGTTACTGTATAGACATATTCTTCCTGAAAGCATTTGGAAGCTGCAAAATTGGATTGGATTCGGTAAAGAAAAAGGTCTAAACAAAGGCTGGGAAGCAATTGATGAATACCTATATACCTGTATATCCATGAAGCGCCAACAACTTGTACACACAAATTCTTTGCAAATGTCTTCAGCAGATGAGGATCATAAACTAGATTGGTCGACTGCTTACATGGAATCAAAGTACAAAGAAAACCTGGGAAGCCCTGATAAATTTTTGAGGGACACTTTGTTTAGTTTAATGTTTGCTGGGAGGGATACTACCAGTGCAGCTCTTTCCTGGTTTTTTTGGCTTCTCTGGAAAAACCCTTCAGTGGAATCTAAAATTCTAGAAGAGATCAGAAGAAATTTGAGTACAAGTGAACTTAAAAGCAGGATTGTTTTTCACAAAAAGGAAGAGTTGCAGAAACTAGTTTATCTACATGGAGCTTTGTGTGAGACCTTAAGACTCTTTCCTCCTGTTCCTTTCAATCACAAGTCCCCAAAACAACCAGACATTCTTCCAAGTGGCCATCGAGTGGATAAAGACTCCAAGATTGTGTTGTCATTTTATAGCATGGGAAAAATGGAGAGTATATGGGGAGAAGATTGCCTGGAGTTCAAGCCAGAGAGATGGATAACTGAACGTGGAGAGATCAAACATGAACCTTCATACAAGTTCAGCGCTTTTAATGCAGGGCCAAGATATTGTTTAGGCAAGGAAATGTCGTTCACTCAGATGAAGATTGTTGCCACAACCATGATATACAATTACAAAATACAAGTGACTGAAGGTCATCCCATAGTCCCTCGCGATTCTGTTGTTCTGGAAATGAAATATGGTCTTAAAGTCCGGTTAAGTAGAAGAAATGTGCGCTGA